DNA sequence from the Methanolobus sp. ZRKC5 genome:
ATAGTAATAACAAAAACTATGAAAAGGGCAGAATAAAAAGACACATAACGCGGATATCTTTTTTTAAAAATTGGGAGATAAACTGTACTTTCACGAAGTTGTTTATTTAATCTATTAAACTCATCAACTTCATCGCTAAATGTCAACAAAATATCATCTTTTTTTTTTTCGATTTTTGATTTAAAATAATCTTTTTCAAATCCTGTCTTTGAAATATTTTCTTTAATTTCTTTGATTTCAAGTGCCTCTTCAATGAGTTTATCAAAATGAAGTGAATATTTTTTTGATTGCATAATTATTTCTCTCAAAGTAATATTCAAAAAACAAAAATCTAATACTATATTTTTTGATATTGATTTCTAGTTTTGTATAACTTTTCTCTGATTATAAATAAATATTATGAAATTAAAGGCTTTGTAGAAACCTATTAAACTCAACATCATAGGATGAAATAGTTACTTATTATCAATTTCATTTAATACATTTCTAATTATTGCATACTTAAATCAGCAATCAAATATCGAGGTTTTCTACAGAGCCAATTTCTTCTAATATATTACTTTCCTAATTAATAATTCCAATTCTCATGGCTAACTGGCAATTGATTTAGCTTATCTCTATAGAATTGCCATTTTGGCATGAACTTGTCCATTAACGAAATAAAACGAGAATTATGTGTCGGCTCCAGCAGATGTGCCATTTCATGCACGACTACGTATTCAAGGCATTCATGTGGCTTTTTGGCAAGTTCGGTGTTCAACAGGATATTCCGTGCTTTGTGATTACAGCTTCCCCATTTTGTTTTCATTCGCCTTACAAACAAACGCTCCACTTTCACACCCATCAATTGCTCCCACTTGGATATCAAAGGGCTTACCGTTTTCCTGAGCTGGTCACGGTACCATGCATCAAGAACAGCTTGCTTTTTTTTATCATCTGCTCCGGGTCGCACTCGCAGAATCATTTTTTTATGTTTCAGTTCAACTGAAGGAGCTTCATTGGCTTCGATGATCTTAAGCATATAACGCCTCCCCCAGACGTAATGACTTTCACGATCAAGATATTCACGTGGAGTTTCACGCTCCTGCTCTTGAAGCTTTGTCTGTTGCTGTTTTATCCAGCTAAGTTTGGATATGGCAAAGATGCGTATCTTATCAATATCCATTCTTAGAGGAGCAGATATCTTTACTTTGCCATGGGGAGGGTAAACGCTCAGGTGTATGTTCTTTATGTCCTTGAAGACCACTTCTGCTGTTATTTCGCCCAATTCGATCTGTTTGAACATTAATATTCGTCCTGTGCTTTGATGATGAGGAAAAGACGCTCAACCTCATCGACATCTTGCAGGATATCAAATAGCGCTTGTTTTATGACATTTTCGCGTGGCTCGACATCACGCCAGTCATCAGAACGTACATGTTTGACAGTTTCATCGATTCTTATTGCAAGGTCAAGGACCGGGTCATTAGATGAAGTGTATCTGGCGTTTCCTTCTGATATATCCCCGGTTTTATGTCCTGGTATTTGTATGTTGTTATAGAGCGCTCGCAATGCAGGACTTGCTTTGAGTTCTTCCGAAGTGTCATCCTCTTGCCCTGATTCCACTTTCTTTACCAGTTCGGCAATTTGCCTCAAATATTCTTCATATTCGATGGCCTTTGCTTTTCTTGCTGCTATGATCTCATCCAGCAGAGCTGACATTTTTTCATAGTAGGCCGGATCATTCAGGTGTTCCTTGAGAATCCTGCGGCGGACGTTGTTCTCAATTATCTCAGCCACAGCATTCTTTTTACCTTTCAAACTTCCAAGCTGTGTATCAATGGCTTTATCGATGCCGGTCTTAACAATCAGTTCCAGCAATGGAAGGTCATCAAACGATGAAACCTTCTTGGGTTCTGTTGCCTCGATGTAGGTATCGATGAGATGACGCATGTCTGCTTCGTAGGCTTTAAGGTCGAGAGTTTCGCCGCTGGCTCGGCGAATTATCTCACGAATCATCAGATAATGATCGATCTGCTGCTTGATATGGTTGATCTTTGCTTCACTGTAGCCTGCGGATTCCATTTCATCTGAGATGTTAGAGTAAGAACGAACTAGTGAAGCTGTTGCCTTGTAGAGAGCCACACGCTGGGTTTCATGTTCCTGAAGGTCCGTTGGTATCTCAGTATTACCACAGAAGTAGTGGATATGTTCCAGTTCACCTTTTGGTGATTCGACTGGTTCACATAGAAGTGCCAAGGTCTCCAATGCATTATCAAGACGTTCCTTACCTTTTTTCAGGCGGTCCTGCATTAGAACTTCCGGAACTGCACCCTCGGCACTGTGGTCCAGTTCGGAGGAATAGACCTGTAGTGCTCCGGTGCCTTTGTCGTTGACAAGGTTCTTGAAAAGGTCCTTGTAGTCCACGATATAACCGAAATCCTTGTCTTCTCCATCCAACCGGTTCGTACGACAGATAGCCTGGAATAGGCCGTGATCCCGCATTGACTTGTCTATGTAAAGATAGGTGCATGGAGGTGCATCAAAACCGGTGAGGAGTTTGTCTACCACGATAAGCAATTTCATGTTTGCCGGCTCTTTGGTGAACAGGTTCTTTGCTTGCTCTTCATAGGTTTCTGTCTTTGTCATTCCGGGTCTGGTTTCGATGTCCTTGAGAAGTTCAGTGTAGGTATTGTATATGGATTCTTTAGCGGTATCGGTGTTTGCACCTGTATCCTCTTTTGTTATATCCCTGGCTAGTGGATTGTAGGATGTCACCACAGCACATTTGCTTTTGAAAGGTGTTTTCTGGAATAGGGCGAAGTACTTGCAGGCTTCGTAAATGCTTGATGCAACAAGAAGGGCGTTACCACGATTACTGGACAGGCGAGGTTTCACACTGAAATCAAAGATGATGTCATTTACCACTTTATCCATGCGTGAGCGTGAACTCAGCACTACCTGCATTGTACCCCAGTGCTTTTTTAGTTCGTCTTTCTGCCAGTCGTTGAGTCCTCTGGTCTTTGCCTCGAACCATGCATCGATCCTCTCTTCTGAACCCAGATTCTGGTCTATGTCACGTGCTTCATAGAGCAGGTCGAGTACGACGTTGTCCGCTACTGCCTCGCAGAATTTGTAGGTGTGTATGTAGCCACCGAAGATTTCCAGACTGGTCTTATCTTTCTTGAGCAGGGGTGTGCCGGTAAAACCAATGAACACGGCGTTTGGCATTATTGCTTTCATGGTTTTGTTTAGTTTTCCATTCTGGGTACGATGACATTCATCCACGAAGACAAAGACTTCACCTACGGTCTTGCTTGGCTGGGCTTTCAGATCCTTGATAAATGCATCGAAGTCATCCACATCCTTTCTACCGAATTTGTGGACCAGGGAACATATCAGGCGTGGTGCTGCCAGAGAGAGCAAACTCAATAATTCCTGACCGCTTGTTGTACGTTTGATATCTTCGTCGGCTTCGGTGAATACACCCTCTATCTGCTTGTCCAGTTCATCACGGTCGGTGACAATGACCACACGAGCATTGGGATTGTTCTCCAGTATCCATTTGGCCAGCAGTACCATGACGATACTCTTACCACTGCCCTGTGTATGCCAGATTATACCGCCTTTATGCTGGCAAACATGTTTCTGTGCAGCCTTGACACCGAAATACTGGTGCACTCGTGGTAGTTTTTTGATGCCGCCGTCAAAAAGAACGAAATCATACATCAGCTCAATGAGCCGGTCCTTACGACACATCTTGATAAGATACTTGTCAAGCTTGAAACGGCTGTCATCCTCTTCATCTTCCTTCCACTTGAGGAAATATTTTTCTGGTGTACCAATGGTCCCATACATCAAACCTTCGGAATCGTTGCCAGCAAAAATGAACTGTACTGTGCTGAAAAACCATTCATTGAACTCAGGCCGTTGGTTAGAAATATTCTGACGGATGCCATCTCCTATGCTCACCCGACTGTTCTTCAGCTCCAATACTCCAATGGCTATTCCGTTCACATAGAGCACTATATCCGGTCGACGCTCTCTATTCCCCTTGAGAGTGACCTCTTCAGCAATGGCAAAGTGATTATCTTCAGGTTCTTTCCAGTTGATGAGTTGTACGGTTTCTGTGACCTCGTCTACCTCGGTCTTTACAGGGACCCCATAACGCAGCAGGTTATAGACAGCCTTGTTGTTACCATAGAGTCCCTGGTTGTTGTTACCTGCATCTTTTTTCAGCCTGTAGAGTACCTTTCCAATCTGCTTTTTAGTATAACCCTTCCTTTCCAGCCAGTCGCCGAGCAGTTTTTCCTCGATATTGCTATTCCCTTCTCGGTCAATCCAATTACCGAGATAGTCGTAGCCAAGTTCATTATGGAACAGGGTAATTATGCGATCCTGTGTTTTACGCTCAGACTGGCCGATTGACATTATCATTCCTCTTGTGCTAGTATTTCTGTTTTCACGTATTGTTTGAAGTCTTCGATTGCTGTGAAATAAAGATAGCCAGCCTGATTGGCAATGGAAGTTACCTCAGCACCTTCATTTAGTAAGACAGCAACAGGTCGGCTGAGTTCTTCCTGGATACCATTGGGCCAGGCAAGATCGAACACTGCCTTTTGTTCTCCGGTGGTGCTGTCAGCAAAATCGTAACCAAGTTCACCTGGCGGAAGACTCTGTTCTCTAACCCAATTGTTTAGAGATACTAACTGTTCCCTTTCCTCTTCGCTGGAAAAGCCGCCAACGGATATTGTAGATGAAACTGTTGCTTTTGCACCTGTCAACCAGCGTGTATCCCCATGTAGTAATTCTTCCATTCTCATGTTCACTTCATCTGCTAACAGTGATTTCCTTGCTTCGAGGAAATCTAAGTAGTTCTCGATCCTCCATAGAGTGGTGTCAGCAGGAATCCACTGGGATGCCAGTGCATCAGGATGTGCTTGTTCAACTTCCTGGAAATACTGCTCTGGGAAACGATCACTTATGACAAGATTTGTGTCCTTTGTGAGGAAACAGAAGTTAGCCAGAGCATTCACCTCTGAGCGTTTATGATCGCGTTTGTATAGCTGGGCTTTTGGGAAAATATGATGGACTT
Encoded proteins:
- a CDS encoding SprT family zinc-dependent metalloprotease, whose product is MFKQIELGEITAEVVFKDIKNIHLSVYPPHGKVKISAPLRMDIDKIRIFAISKLSWIKQQQTKLQEQERETPREYLDRESHYVWGRRYMLKIIEANEAPSVELKHKKMILRVRPGADDKKKQAVLDAWYRDQLRKTVSPLISKWEQLMGVKVERLFVRRMKTKWGSCNHKARNILLNTELAKKPHECLEYVVVHEMAHLLEPTHNSRFISLMDKFMPKWQFYRDKLNQLPVSHENWNY
- a CDS encoding HsdR family type I site-specific deoxyribonuclease, which translates into the protein MSIGQSERKTQDRIITLFHNELGYDYLGNWIDREGNSNIEEKLLGDWLERKGYTKKQIGKVLYRLKKDAGNNNQGLYGNNKAVYNLLRYGVPVKTEVDEVTETVQLINWKEPEDNHFAIAEEVTLKGNRERRPDIVLYVNGIAIGVLELKNSRVSIGDGIRQNISNQRPEFNEWFFSTVQFIFAGNDSEGLMYGTIGTPEKYFLKWKEDEEDDSRFKLDKYLIKMCRKDRLIELMYDFVLFDGGIKKLPRVHQYFGVKAAQKHVCQHKGGIIWHTQGSGKSIVMVLLAKWILENNPNARVVIVTDRDELDKQIEGVFTEADEDIKRTTSGQELLSLLSLAAPRLICSLVHKFGRKDVDDFDAFIKDLKAQPSKTVGEVFVFVDECHRTQNGKLNKTMKAIMPNAVFIGFTGTPLLKKDKTSLEIFGGYIHTYKFCEAVADNVVLDLLYEARDIDQNLGSEERIDAWFEAKTRGLNDWQKDELKKHWGTMQVVLSSRSRMDKVVNDIIFDFSVKPRLSSNRGNALLVASSIYEACKYFALFQKTPFKSKCAVVTSYNPLARDITKEDTGANTDTAKESIYNTYTELLKDIETRPGMTKTETYEEQAKNLFTKEPANMKLLIVVDKLLTGFDAPPCTYLYIDKSMRDHGLFQAICRTNRLDGEDKDFGYIVDYKDLFKNLVNDKGTGALQVYSSELDHSAEGAVPEVLMQDRLKKGKERLDNALETLALLCEPVESPKGELEHIHYFCGNTEIPTDLQEHETQRVALYKATASLVRSYSNISDEMESAGYSEAKINHIKQQIDHYLMIREIIRRASGETLDLKAYEADMRHLIDTYIEATEPKKVSSFDDLPLLELIVKTGIDKAIDTQLGSLKGKKNAVAEIIENNVRRRILKEHLNDPAYYEKMSALLDEIIAARKAKAIEYEEYLRQIAELVKKVESGQEDDTSEELKASPALRALYNNIQIPGHKTGDISEGNARYTSSNDPVLDLAIRIDETVKHVRSDDWRDVEPRENVIKQALFDILQDVDEVERLFLIIKAQDEY